DNA sequence from the Halichoerus grypus chromosome 8, mHalGry1.hap1.1, whole genome shotgun sequence genome:
gttTTGTTCTTCTTCGCCCTCTTTCTTCCtatcccctcccccaggccaggcAGCAGCTGGGAGATGGGAGGCCCAGGGTGTTGGGGGTGGAAGTGAGTGCAGGGCTCTGAGCTGTGGCTCAGCCATGTCAGCCCCCTCTGGGTTTGCCAGGCGTGGGTTTTGTGACCATCAGGGCCTGAGGGCCTGTGTTTTCCCAGGAAGTCAGGAGCTTGGAAGAAAGACCGGCTGGCCCTGAACCAGGAGGTGATGGCTCCAGAGGCCATAAAGAACTTCATTCCCCTGCTGGACCCAGTGTCTCAGGACTTTGTCAAAGTCCTACACAGGCGCATCAAGCAGCAGGGCTCCGGAAAGTTCTCAGGGGACATCAGTGACGACCTGTTTCGCTTCGCCTTTGAGTGTAAGGGGCTTGTATCTACCTGGCGGTGGTCCTGTGGGTGGGAGAACCCAGCCTCCTACCTTAAGACCCAGCATAGACCTTGAAGAAGCATTGGGATTGGCTTCTGGGATGAGCTGCTGGACACatcctctacctctctctctcctgggacGTTCACCTTCGAGGtctgggaggggatgggagggttGGGTGGTTAATCTAAACTGGGTATTTGAGGATGTGTAGGAGTTTTACAGATAGGGTAAGGAGGTcaggcagcaggggcagagggaacagcgcATGCGAAGGTCTCATGGCTTGATGGGGACCATGGGAATCACTGAAGGGGATTTGGGATGCCCAGAGTTTGGTATGAAATCAACATTCAAATTCCTGACCCAGTATGCAGGAAACACTTGGGGTGGTTGTGACTTCTTAGGTCCAGCCCGAGTGGGTCGTGGATGGTCAATTACCAGGGATTTGTGTCCCCTAGTCTCTCGTCTGACCCGTTTCAGGAAATAGCCAATTTGGTCAATTATGGATGAGAAATCTATCTCTCTTCTCAGGAGGAAAGCCCAGAGGCTGCTCAGGGTgctggtggaggggtggggggagtagtCTCAGCCCCTCCCCGGCCCTTTCCCAGCTCTGCTGGAGACTCTGCTTCCCACCACGCTTTGTAGGGTCTTCCACATGCCCCTCTGAAGGATcccagtggttgccagaaggcAGTTTTCCTCAGCCCCTCGATTTCAGCCTTTGGGGACTCaggcttcagtttctttactGAAGGAGTCTGAGGCTGGGTGCGGGAGATCCTATGTGTtggcgggggtggtggtggggttcCTGGGGCTGAGGCCCTCATATGGCCAGGTTGGAAGGGGCTCTCCTGTGTCCCTCTGCAGCCATCACCAACGTCATGTTTGGGGAGCGCCTGGGGATGCTGGAAGAGAGAGTGGACCCTGAGGCCCAGCGGTTCATCGACGCCGTCTACCAGATGTTCCACACCAGTGTCCCCATGCTCAACTTCCCCCCAGACCTGTTCCGTCTATTCAAGACCAAGACCTGGAGAGACCACGTGGCTGCATGGGATGTGATTTTCAATAAAGGTGAAGGCTGCGTCCTGGGTAGCCAAGTCTGGGGGCCAGGAGAGCCCTATCCATCTCAGAgggtgggaaactgaggcctgggattggggagagagagaagtaagaaGCCTCTGTCCTCTAGTGGGCAGGGAGGCTCCAGAACTCCTGGCCATGGTGGGCTATAGGCTGGCTATTGGAGATGGTTAGATTTTTCTGGAGAAAGAGGATCAGAGATGTTCCTCATATTCTTCCAGAGGAGCCCAGGATCCCCAGAGGGTTAAGGACCTGTGCTTCAGACACAGCTGTGCTCGGTGACAGATTAGGACTTTGGTAGGAGAGATCGGTAAGGCAGGGTAGAGAAGGTTGACTGGGTGTGGTGCTGACGCCAGACCTGGAGTCAAGTCCACTCTGCCCCTGACACccccatgaccttgggcaagtcactaccCTCTAGgacttctgtttccttatctgtaaaatggggatgacatcACTCACCCCCTAGAACTGTGGTCAGGAATTAGATGGTTACGAAGAGCTCAGCAGAGTGTGTGTGCTCAGTAAAGGGGCCACTAGAAAGCTGGGCTCCTGAACCCCCAGCCCTTGGTACCGCCTCTCACCTTCCCTCCCACCTGCAGAGAGCTCACTTCTTTTCCCCTCCTGCACAGCCGAGATCTACACCCAGAACTTCTACTGGGacctgaggcagaagagagacgTCAGCAATTACCCGGGCATCCTCCACCGCCTCCTAAAAAATAACAAGCTGCTCTTGGAGGATGTCAAGGCCAATATTACGGAGATGTTGGCTGGGGGTGTGGACACGGTGAGGCGGCCCTCAGCACGTCCTGTCCCTTCCTGGGCCCCGTGCCCCTTCCCTGCCACTCCACCCTGTCGCCTGAAACCCTACCCACGTGGGGTGGGTCTCCCTTTCCTGGTTGCATTTCATAAATACTGATCTCCTAGAAGGGTGAGGTCATATCCGGCCCCCATGGACCATGCCTTGAGGCCGATCCGCCATTTTTTCTTTGCCCGTGAGAAGGGAGCGACTAGGTGTAGGGGCAGGCTTGTGCGTGGGGTCTGTAAGGGAGAAGCCCTCCAATCACAGGTGGAGAGCACAGCACACTGGAttcagggaggcaggcaggccccCCGAAGAGCTGGGAGCCAGTGGAATTTGCCCCGGGGTCTTGTTGCTGTCTCCTATCCTCCCCCTTCCAGACTCAGTCCCCCAAGGCACCCCCAATGCCTGAAGGCATGCTCTGTGGTGCCTCCCTCAGGTCCTCTCCCCAGGCAGGACAGTACCCCAGAAACTTCTGGAATGTCAAAATGTCTCTGGCCTGTGTACCTCCCTTTTCCCAATATCATGTTGCTGTGAGAGCGAGGGTTAATTATTTAGTTTATTGATTATTAGTTGGGATTCAGGCACCGAGACTATAAAGATGAATATGAGAGACCTCAAATGTCCCAAATGGCTCAGAGAGGAAGGGCATATTAGTGTGCtggggctgtcataacaaagtaccacacaccaggtggcttaaaaaacagaagtttattctctTGAAGTTCTGGAGCTGGAAGCCAAGATCCAGGTGGCTGGgtgggtttcttctgaggcctctccatGGCCTgtggatggctgtcttctccctgtgtcttcacacggTCGGTGTCCAAATCTCTCCTTCTTATACGCATAGCAGTCCCATTCATTAGGGCTCCCCCATaggacctcattttaccttactTCGCTCTGTAACGGGCCCTATCTCCCAATACAGTCACATTGTGAGGTCCTGGGGCaggtaggacttcaacatgtgagcTTGGTGGGGACACGATTCATCCCGTGACAAGGAGGCAGCATGCGCACAGATGACCAGCGCACGATGGTGTAGCGCTGGATGGCCAGGCACGGGCCGGGGACTGAGGGCGctgagaagaggggagagagaacatgGCCTTGTAGGACAGGGAGAGTGCGCCATACAGGAACTGAAATTCAGCCTGTGTCTTGAAGGCTGTtgctgggaggagagaggagctggAGAGTTTCGGGACCAGGAAGAAGTGGGTGTCAAAGCCCCCATGTTAATAACATTCTTTCCTAGGTGTCATCTTTATGCTGTGCTCTAATAGAGGAGGGTTGGTCTATGGGACAGGCTGCAGACGAGCCGTTGAGCATATTTTAAACATTGTCAGTTATGTAGAAGACATCTCCCAAACCACTGGCCCGCACCAAATCACCTATCCTTAGGTGGCATTTATTAAGCCTGTCCTATATGGCAGGCAGGGGCCTAAGCTTttcacatgtattaactcattgaGTATTCACAAAGAACACTGGGAGATACGCTACTATTATCCCTCGATTTTAGGTGAGGAAGtggacacagagaggttaagtcacttagtcaaggtcacacagctaggaactTATTTGACTactttattaaacaaatatctCCTGAGTGCCCACTCTGTGTCAGGCCTTGGAGGTAATAGGACAAATACACAGGTGTGCTCCGAGCCTTAAAGAAAGAGTACATCCTTGCTTCTTAGTTTGGGGAGGGGGATTCTAGAAAGAGGAAACAGCATGAGGAAGATTTCTGGGCTTCAGGAGCTGCATGTAGCTCGGTGCAGCTAGAGTTTGAGGTGCATGTTGGAGAGAGGTAGCAGTGGGGCTGAGAATGGTAGGCAGGTGTTGGGGGGCCCTGTGGGTCAGGCATGAGCTTCTGGGGCCAGGTAAGGGTTTTAAGCTGAGAGGTGACTACATGGCATTTTTTCCCGAGTGCTCCTgctgggaggaagaaggagagtgTCCAAACCTCTTGGACAAAAAAATGATCCTTGGTAAGATGACATGTCCTGGCCATAGGAGGGAGGGCGGCTTCAGCCTGGGGTCCCACCACTGAAGAATCTGGGGCTGTGGGGCTTGATGAGTGACCCTCATACCTCCAGCATGGTCACTGCCTCTGGCTAATAGCGAGATGACCTGGTTCATCTCGGGACATGCACACGCTAATTGCGACACTGTTGGGAAACAGGTCTGGCTGTTCTGGTTTCAGTATCTTTGGGCCTCACTTTATTTTACGCTCCCACAGGCAAATGCTGAGGTTTGGGGAAGGGTTAGCGGGAGAGGGATGGAATGGCAGTCATTTGGGAGTACCACCGTTACAGAAGTAGGGTTTGGCTTCCAAAGCCCTCTGGGTCTTCTGGAAGAAGGCATTGGCTGTATGGGTGACTCTCCCGGCTGGGGAAACAGGTGGGCTCTGGTGACATCAGGGACGAGGACAGGGACAAGTGCTGCCCCAGACATGCCTGTCCGGGGGGGTGAGGAAGGCTTTTTTGGACCCTTGCCTTTAGAACTGTGTTTTGCTTTTGCAGATGGTGGTCTCTGGATACAGGGATGAGGGTGGGCAGAGAttcttggaaatgaaaatttagcCTGGGTTTAGAGGCCTCAGGAGTGATAGGTCCTCCTTGTCttctgctgcccccccccactccctgccagaCGTCCATGACTCTGCAGTGGCACCTCTACGAGATGGCACGCAGCCTGAGGGTGCAGGAGATGCTGCGGGAGGAGGTCCTGGCGGCCCGGCGCCAGGCCCAGGGAAACCTGAGCACGATGCTGCAGCTGGTCCCGCTCCTCAAAGCTAGCATCAAGGAGacactgaggcaagcttgacccTCCCTGCCTGCCCGCCTCATCCCCCAGATCCCTGGGCAGGGCACGAGGGAGGGGCTTGGGAGCAGGAAGCGAGAAGTCCAGGCAGACAGCtgggaatggggagggaggaaataaGAGTTCGGGTTCTGTCTCCAGAATCCCCCCGGGGTGCAGTAGCTGGGGCTGAGCCACCATGCGAGGTGTCCAGGCCTCAGGGCTTCAGCTCCTGAATGCCTTCCTCTGGCAGACTCCACCCCATCTCCGTGACCCTGCAGAGGTACCTTGTAAATGACTTGATTCTTCGGAATTACATGATTCCTGCCAAGGTAGGTGCAGCGTGTGTGGGGGGGCTGCCAGCTCTGCCAGTCAGACAGGAGGCTGGGGGCGGACTGTGGCTGCACGTAGATGGTGGCGATGGGGGTTTCTGTCCCCTCTTTCTTCCTGGAGCTGGCTGGTGTGGTCCTTGACAGCAGCAGTCCAAGTGTGAAGGAAGGGCAGGGGTACTGGGCACAGTGGGTGATGATCTCTGGAAGGTTGCCCGAGTCCAAGGTTAGGAGGGAGGCCCCATGGGCTGCCTGGGTCTCAGGAGCCCCCTGGggctgagcaaaaggcagacaatCCCGGGGGCCATCCCCAGCCTTGAGTCTTCGGTCATGTCCACATGATGGGCGAGGCTCAGGGAGGGCTGGGGCCTTTTTCAACGTCGTGCAGCAGGGAGCGTCCTGCGCCGGGAGGCGGGAcagcctggctgggggtgggagcgGGGAGCTGAGTCATCCTC
Encoded proteins:
- the CYP11A1 gene encoding cholesterol side-chain cleavage enzyme, mitochondrial codes for the protein MAPEAIKNFIPLLDPVSQDFVKVLHRRIKQQGSGKFSGDISDDLFRFAFESITNVMFGERLGMLEERVDPEAQRFIDAVYQMFHTSVPMLNFPPDLFRLFKTKTWRDHVAAWDVIFNKAEIYTQNFYWDLRQKRDVSNYPGILHRLLKNNKLLLEDVKANITEMLAGGVDTTSMTLQWHLYEMARSLRVQEMLREEVLAARRQAQGNLSTMLQLVPLLKASIKETLRLHPISVTLQRYLVNDLILRNYMIPAKTLVQVSTYAMGQDPTFFFNPGKFDPTRWLGKDKDLIHFRNLGFGWGVRQCVGRRIAELEMTLFLIHILENFRVEMQHLSDVGTTFNLILMPDKPIFFTFRPFNQDPPQV